A region from the Equus asinus isolate D_3611 breed Donkey chromosome 3, EquAss-T2T_v2, whole genome shotgun sequence genome encodes:
- the SAP30 gene encoding histone deacetylase complex subunit SAP30 isoform X3, whose amino-acid sequence MNGFTPEEMSRGGDAAAAVAAVVAAAAAAAAAAAASAAGNGAGAGAGAEVPGAGAVSAAGAPGAAGPGPGQLCCLREDGERCGRAAGNASFSKRIQKSISQKKVKIELDKSARHLYICDYHKNLIQSVRNRRKRKGSDDDGGDSPVQDIDTPEVDLYQLQVNTLRRYKRHFKLPTRPGLNKAQLVEIVGCHFRSIPVNEKDTLTYFIYSVKNDKNKSDLKVDSGVH is encoded by the exons ATGAACGGCTTCACGCCGGAGGAGATGAGCCGCGGCGGGGACGCGGCCGCCGCAGTAGCCGCCGTGgtcgctgctgccgccgccgccgccgccgccgccgctgcttcGGCGGCGGGGaacggggccggggcgggggccggggctgAGGTACCCGGCGCCGGGGCGGTCTCCGCGGCCGGGGCCCCGGgagcggccgggccgggcccggGACAGCTGTGCTGTCTGCGGGAGGACGGTGAGCGGTGCGGCCGGGCAGCGGGCAACGCCAGCTTCAGCAAGAGGATCCAGAAGAGCATCTCCCAGAAGAAGGTGAAGATCGAGCTGGATAAGAGC GCAAGGCATCTTTACATTTGTGATTATCATAAAAACTTAATTCAGAGTGTTcgaaacagaagaaagagaaaagggagtgATGATGATGGAGGAGATTCACCTGTTCAAGATATTGATACTCCAGAG GTTGATTTATACCAATTACAAGTAAATACACTTAGGAGATACAAAAGACACTTCAAACTACCAACCAGACCAGGACTCAATAAAGCACAGCTTGTTGAG atagTTGGTTGCCACTTTAGGTCTATTCCAGTGAATGAAAAAGACACCTTAACATATTTCATCTACTCAGTGAAGAATGACAAGAACAAATCAGATCTCAAGGTTGATAGTGGTGTTCACTAG